One Arachis hypogaea cultivar Tifrunner chromosome 2, arahy.Tifrunner.gnm2.J5K5, whole genome shotgun sequence genomic window, ACAAAGACTAATATTTATAAGAATGTCCTTTGATGAATCCACTGAGACTGGATTCTCAAAATtatcttaaataaaatatttaaatttataaagatacttttatttattgtattatcAAGCCAATTATGTTACAttgaaattttttcaatttctttgcaAAATAGATGCCTCTATCAAATTTATTTTGTTCTTATCTTAACATAATGGATGTAGGCTAAGCACAGAATCATtgattattattttcggccaatactattttaattatacaaaaattaatattttcccAAATCTGTGTCCATAAATTATTAAAGTAAAagcaaaattaattatatttaatagtgaTGGTTTAAGCAACCGCCACGTATAATTTATTTCCTTTTCGTTTCAAAACAAAACACTATTTTGGTGTTACCAAAGATCTAAGATTTGATTCAAAGATCTAACCAGCTATTTGCTTATTTGGCCACATGATGTCTTAATCAAATAATTCCGACCGTATATTCATACATAGGGTACCTTAATCTCCATCTTCAATGacaaaaaagggaaaaacattGGTCCCAAAATTCATTTAATTTGGTGATAGATTCCAAAAAATGCAACAATCATGCAGGGACCATACATttagtattatatatatttatttaaatttaaaatattaatggtattattttattcttcactTTTGGATCAAGACCATAATAATCATGGAGCCTCTTTCAAGTTTATAGTAGCCAAGTTCCACAAATCTTCTTCACATATTCAATACCACTAGAAAATGAGAGAGATGAGAACAGAAAAATTTGAGATTAAAGTATTTAGATTTGGTCTATTCATTTGTATATATgcacataaaaaaaaattgtgcacATAATAAAGACAATTAAATCAATAGTCTACTACATCAAATTCTTACAAATACAATCATTtgattaaataacattaatttttttttaaatcttttacacTCTAagtaaataacaataaaattactaaattttaattgttaGTTATTCACCATTTCCTAAATTATTTAGTCCATTTTGAACACTTAATTATTTAAAGATCTAAATCATTTATGGCCAACCAGTTTTTAAGAGAATTAATACCTGAACATTGTGGGGTCACCAAtaccttgattttttttttgtgactttccaATACCTTGATTGTTGAATCACAatcataattaaaagaaaaataaacagaaatattataatataaatataatattgggGAGGAATTGAATGATTCCCCCAACAAAATAAGACAAATTAATGAAATGACAAAGTACATAATAAGATATGTATGTGTTAGCCAGGAACTAACACAAACCATAGACTCCCTGTTTTTTTCCACACAAGAGACTAAGGCAAAAATAGCCTTTGTTATTTAAGGGAGACACAGATTTTCATTCATTCCTGTTGGTCAACTAGGTATTGACCAACATTTGGAAATAATATTTTTGTGCTAATCTTAATGCAAAACCTATCTTTTCACACACACTAATTGACTCTCAATACTTTTTCCAAATTGTTTGGTGCTACTAATTTCACACACTTAAAATCTTAATCACTGACTTGTACAAAATCCTAAGAATCCCATAAACTCATGGTTGTTTATCATTTTAATGCTCTGTTCAGTGCCAACAACAcctgaaaaagtaaaaaaaaatgtttaacaaTGTAATTATGTAGGGGTTAAAAAGTCATATGAATCAGAAACTGAGTTTGGTTTGGTTTATTACCCATGGTGACAGCACTAGCAAAAATAACACCAGAGAGGATGAATACAATGAGTGAAGCCCTTCCAAGACATTTAACCAATCTTCTTACAAAGAATTGTCCCCAGAATCCAGCCAAAACTGACACTGTAGTGAGGTATAAGGCTGCCAAAAAAATACAATAACATTTTGATTTATATGCACAGTAAAAAAATGATTTATATGTATTGTTATTGTCTGTATAGAACTTTTTTATATTAACCAATTGTCATGTTCTTTTGTTCAGATAAATATTGTAAAAGAAGTTTTATACGAAGGTTTATAAATTAAACTTGAACTTTTATACATAAAACTACAATTAACTTAGAGGGTTGCTGAAAAAATTACCAAAAGGAATAGGGAATCTCTTGAGAAGGTAGAATTCAACAACAGACAAAGATGATGAAAACATCATCACAAATGTTGCTGTCGCACTTGCAACCTGCAATGCCAAtgacataaaaatatttagaagttaattttattgatttttagtCCTAAATCAAGATTTTTAGGCACTCAAATCAGCTCATAAATTATAAAGTCAACTTTACTTTACACTCTTTACAAATAAGTTAAAACGAATTAAGTCCCAACTTAATCTCTAAAATTGACTGCgtatactaaaataattttttaaattccaaTTGCACCAATTTTATTCATGAAATTGAAAAAATTACAACGCATTAACAGTTGGGATCTCAAAGACTATTTTAAAGTTTAACTCCATAATACATATTCTTTACCTAGTCAACACATTTTTTCAAAGTAGCATATATACTTAACCTAGTCAACAAAACCTTGAAAATGTACATACTACATACTTTAATTACCTGAGGGATAACACCAATCTCCAAGAGAAGAGGGCCTAAAACAAATCCACCACCTGAACCAAGTAACCCTCCAACAGTTCCACCAATGATTCCACACAATGCACAAAATGCAAGGTTCATAGGTGTCCATGCTATTGAGGCCTCACATATGTAATCTAAGCACCCTGTTGTGATTCTTTTCTTGTGATCCTTGTACAACTTCACTGTTTCATACCCAAACACCACAAATGCAATTGGAAACtgaaaacacaaaaaaagaaaacatagttTCATGTCAATTATTAGTCAAACCACACACTACTAAGTGtagtaaaataataatttgagGTTATATTTGTTAATTGAACTTTATCCAACCTGTAAACCAAAAAGGACCCAGTACAAAACACTGCAAGCCTTTGTATTATTCTGCAACCACCGCCACCAAACatgttaaaataaataatattaaaaaaataacatcaaaaaaaTTTGGACAGAATAAGATAGAGAGAAAGAGACTTGCTTTGATGATTTGAATCAGCAAGAAACCAAGCCACACTACCATCAACACCAGCATCCTTTTCCATCTAAGGTTGAGACACATTATTTCctgaaatatgtttttttttttttttgaagtgtaGTGTAATAAAGGTTAATTTGTTCCTCTCATAGACAATAAAACAATAATTGTGATAATATATAACCACGTTTTTCATGCGTTTTcatttaaataatcatctaataataaaaaaataaataaaattacatacTAGAGCTGACTTCTCTTCTCTGGGGATCAATGGTTcatattttgtatcaattaaaacTGCAAAAGTCATGAATACAATTAGAACTCAAAACACAATttataaataaacaaattatCACTATAGTATATTAGCATATGAATATAATACAAGTTGATGCTCTACACAAAAAACTGTTCATGACTTCATGTTATCATGCCAATCATTGAACCCAAATTATATTTCACCGTCTCCTATTCATTACTTTACAAAGataaaacaattaataaaaatgtATAAGATTATTGAAACCTACGTTCTCCACGTGAATTAACTATAGTTGCTTCTTGCTTGGCCTTTTCCTGCACATAACAAAGCAGAAAACAAAAAGGggtcaaacaaaataaaattataaagaaaactagAAAAATCTGATAAGTTAAATTTTCCAAATAGTGTCATCATGATCtaaaatcatgaaaaaaaaatatttttttaccttGAGAAGAGTCTCTTCCTTCCACATCTCAATTCCTTTGAAGAAGGACCTTGAAGATGTGCCAATgaagagaatgatgatgaggacAGTGATGAGCCAATAGGGGAAGACAACACTGAGAGAAACACCAATAGTGATTCCAAGCAAGAGCATAGGTTGGAACAGAAGTGCAAGATCATAGTCTAATATTGGAACCTCCTTTGTTGGATGTGGCACTCTCAGATTGTACCATACAGATGATGCTGATGCCCCCATTATCATACCTACGATCAAAAAACCATATATTATTGTTTTCACTTATTCTCAAACAGAAAACGAAAACACAAACCAAATAGCAGTAACTTCACAAACAACTATGCTATGTATCAATGATTAATGAACAATAAACCACTCAGAAAGACCAAAAGAAGAAAAGGGGTCATAATTTTATTTGTCAAAATCACAAGTAGATAGCCTCCAAAAACAATCCTATTTGAGTCAAGAATATTCATCATGGTAGGACTAACTATTCAGGGTGGGAATTTTTTCCATACATGCGCTAAAAGAATTTGAATCAATTTTGTTTGTGAAAGTCTAAgtaaaaaaatgaattattattattggaatatAAGAAATTTTGTTACATTTAGATAGAGCAGCAGCAGATTTTGTATCAAAGCCAACAAGGAGAGTAAGCATGGGAACAAAAATGCCACCACCACCAACCCCACCAACAGTTCCAAAAGCAGACCCAAGAAAACCAATCACTGTGGCCAACACAACCCTCCAATTCAGCTCCAATTCCTGCAACAACCAACCATTGCTCTTGTTACATTCACAcacaaaaaaagaagcaaaactcATTCAAAAAGTTCTCATGGGAATATGATCAAACACCTACAGGCCAAACTTTCTGAACTCCAGATTCATAAAGGGTATTGGTAGCAAGGTATGGTTTGCTTTCATGATTATGATGATGAGCATGGTTTATGAGCAACACAGCAGATAAAACAGCAACAGAGGAAGCAGAGACAAGATATGCAATGAAACCTCCAGTGTTTGACATTGATATGATTCTGAGAAAACAAAAAGAATGTGTTATTATAATGTAAGTAACTTTGGAAGAAGATACAAAGCAGAGAATGAAGAGAGGCAGAGAGGGAAGAAGTGCCTataaaatgaagagagagagagagagagaaggttgGTGAAGTGTAACTGCTGCTGCTACCTCTAATCAGTGAAATACGTGCACTGCTTCAATTGGTTGGTACTTCTAGAGTATCCCTATTGTGTTTCTTTCTACTTTCTACCATtcaaaatagaagagaaaaaacCCTAAACTCCtcataattttttcgaaaaataatggattctttgacaaaaaaaatattcaatttggtTTTTAATTTTTGAGCTTTACTTTTATGAGACTGATTAGTTGAGGGATGTTTAAATTCAAATCGATCTAAATTAAATCACTCATATAATCCAATCCAAATCAAAAATCGATTAAACCCGcactaatttgaatttgattggattctactttttgcaaaccgctggatcggatcggattttggatctatttttcataaccgatccaatccaattcaaaccgcacaatgtgatataatattattattttattattatatttacaattatacttatagcatgttcaatttattatacatttttatattattcaagtattattattatttaataaatattttatgttcaaaatattatttatttaattattttaactaacttataattttatttctattgttatgttattgttgtctttttaaaatattgttgagacttgttatatcattgttgattatttaaaatttgatgttgagacatgttatatatatttaatttttttaatttataaaaccgcaaatccaatccaatccaaaccgcttgaaattggatcggatcggatcgaattttttttaaagatcatccaatccaaaccgcaccatAAGTAAAATTAGTGTTAGAATCGGATGAATTTTTACTCAAAAtcgatccaaaccgcaccgcgaataCCCATGGATTAGTCTCTGTGCTAAAaaaatcaatgttattttttattgacaCAGGGACTAATTAATCCAAAAAAAAGATATCATAAATTGGgttgggtatttttttttttatcaaaagtcTTATAGTCTTTTCGAAATAACTATCAGAAACTGGATGGATAttcattcaaaataaaataaaataaaaataacattaatttaattatctatataaaatataacatatattttaaaaataaattaaattatacttatatttatatataaatatataataattaatttgattgtaaaattttaaaatattaaaaaatttatttatgaattaaatcaaatataaaattatattttttgagtataaaattaatttttataaattattatagatAAAAGATTATTTTGACATtagtattttttgtatttttaaattaaaaaacttaaatatataattaattaattacaactGTGTTTTTATTTAAGtatcaaaatatctaatatactaatagtaattttttatataaatttaattaatctgACCTGGAAGTCCATAAAAATGTAAGAGCCTATgaggatttttttttcatttacaaattttaaattcaagacTTTTAGAAtggattttttatataaattaattaaatcttttatttacatatatatgtaatttaaatggtatttacaaatttaaattttattatttatctatttataatatagtTAAGATatcaacatatttttttaatccatcttatgttagttttttttttttaaggatttaTATGAATACTCTAGAAATTGAAAATAGATTGTATATttgtacattttttttatttgattattttctaCCATAACAATAAATGTAAAAGTGAAAAATCAATTACTATTTTGCATATATAAAGTAATTGTAGTAGTGAGACAATGAGCGTAAAAATTAATAACTCTTGTGTGTGTGtcagtgtgtgtatatatatatttggtaatAATATATCAAATTAGATATTAGCATTAAAGAGTTTTATATCCAAAATGGAGaaaccaaattctttccataatCCATAAAATATATAACGTATTGCCAGATTTTTCTTGACAAATGATGAACATGTACGATGATGAGTAAAATAtcgtttttttatatatttagggtaaattttaaaatttttttaatatttaaattattttatttaaatttttaatattttaaaattattttaatattattctgTTATTTGTGATCTATTtcttgttttaaatatttttattataaattttattatttttatcttatataatttaatttattatagttTTTTACATGTTAAATCttcttaatatttaaattatattctatacatatttaattttatttttagtttcgaAAATTGAAcgataaaataacaaatttaaaagttattgtgcaccttttatttatttattttttgtttatcttcCTTTCTATAGGAATCATGAACAATTATATACAATAATACTTATGCATAAATTATGTTCtatattcttttaataattttttcgtaCTTTTTACTaaaatgatgaattatgattattGTTGTACTCATATAAGATGTAATATAgtattcgaaaaaaataaaaaattattgaaatttatcAATGTAATTTATAACTTTTACATTGATATATTAATTGAATAACAAATTGTTATTAATAAGTGtctataacaaaaattattttagcaTATGTGGtacaaattaattgaaaaaaatatattattttattttactttaacctTTTAAAATAATCTCAATATTATTTTGTTGCTAGTAATTTATTTACATAattgacaataaaaatattaaaataattttaaaataataaaaatttaaataaaaccaTTTAAATAccagatataattttaaaacttacctaaaatgtcaaaaaaaaaatcctaaagttTACTCTATATAGAACTTCCCTATTTATTACCTCATGTGTaacgatttgatttgatttgattatgcAATGATAGATGCACTGTTGTCAATGTATTATTTCCTAATAATTTTATGTTAATCTTTTTTAACTTTACTTAATATTCGTTCCACCAAActaatatataatagtaataaaaataatggtAATTTTAAAGCgtatatcttttaatttatttctattcTAATTGAGTATTAAAAATATTGTTATGATTTCGTTTGCACCTAATTGATTAAGCTCCGTAATTTGACTcttcattatattatattattaatatcagTTATGCCTTttactgtttttcctttttaaatgAAGAAGGAATATTCTTCCGACTCTTTATAATTATTTCGAAAAAATAAGGaagtttctaaaaaaaaatatctaatttggTGTCTAATCTTTTTTTTGGACTTATTaatctttatataaaaaaaaacattaatttattttaatacaaaaattaatcaattttataaaaataaaatttaaaaactaagttaaatatttttttattaaatatcttattatcttttaagatgagagaacataagatgagaagaccccacatccaactcaaaaccttaaggtgtcaagttaatgagtctctcatcttataaactcttcactcttccatgctttctttaATGTGGAACTAACTTCAACActtctcacacttgcaacattaacaaaTTTGTCTCTTCcttttgcatcattcatttaTTATCTTGTGGACACAACAAAATAGGAAGAAAGGTGGGTATAAGGTATGGTATAAATTAGGAGAATGATAATTAATGCCACTCTTCAAATTCGATAACATGtctcaattattaaaataatatcataAAATAGAATATTTCATTACTACTTGATTCTATAGTTAGGAGTTATTTGGTTTAGGAGGTCAAAGCCTAAATGGAATTGTTTTCTTGCTCCATCcacaaaaatatttgaaaagagacGGTAAGGACAAACTCTCTCACTCATGTTCAGGTAAGGTTAAAGATAAGATCAGAGACATTATTAATATACACAATAACAATATCCATATTTATCTGTATGAAatgtattattataaaatatattcaaCTAACTTGTATCTTAAGAATgtatataaaaa contains:
- the LOC112759110 gene encoding sulfite exporter TauE/SafE family protein 4-like — translated: MSNTGGFIAYLVSASSVAVLSAVLLINHAHHHNHESKPYLATNTLYESGVQKVWPELELNWRVVLATVIGFLGSAFGTVGGVGGGGIFVPMLTLLVGFDTKSAAALSKCMIMGASASSVWYNLRVPHPTKEVPILDYDLALLFQPMLLLGITIGVSLSVVFPYWLITVLIIILFIGTSSRSFFKGIEMWKEETLLKEKAKQEATIVNSRGELLIDTKYEPLIPREEKSALEIMCLNLRWKRMLVLMVVWLGFLLIQIIKNNTKACSVLYWVLFGLQFPIAFVVFGYETVKLYKDHKKRITTGCLDYICEASIAWTPMNLAFCALCGIIGGTVGGLLGSGGGFVLGPLLLEIGVIPQVASATATFVMMFSSSLSVVEFYLLKRFPIPFALYLTTVSVLAGFWGQFFVRRLVKCLGRASLIVFILSGVIFASAVTMGVVGTEQSIKMINNHEFMGFLGFCTSQ